CGCCCCCTGACACACTCGATCATGCAGTTTTTCAAGCTCACCCGGGAAACGCTGTCTGCGTACAGTGACAGTGTCTTACAGGTGATATGGTCCACCCCGATACCGCCACCGGACAATTGCAGCCGAAAGCTTCCCACAACGCCGCCTTCGATGGATATATCGTTCCCTCCATCCACCAGGGTATACAAGCTGTCACCTTGAATATTGTAAACATGGCAAGAGTTTACCCGGTGTATATAAAGGCCCTTTAAGTCATGCACGGTCAACCGGATATTGTCATTGCCCGGCCCTCTGCCGGGTGTCAGCTTCAGGGTGTCCCCGACAACCTTATACAAGGGTCTTTTTTCCGGCCGGGTGGGCAGACCGATCGAATCCCGGTCCCCCTGGTTGATCTCGATTCCGTCAAGGTTTTCCGCCTCTATGACGGAAAATGCGCCCGCGGCCACATCCTCGAACTCCGTATCAAAGGCCTGTGCTATCTTATAGTCTTTGTGATCGAATTTGACCCTCAAGGCAACCGCCAGGGAGACAAAGGTCCCGCACACGACCAGGACCAGGGCCAGCAGAATGATGTTACTTTTCTTCATGGCTATTTGGATGAAAATTGTTGTTTGAATTGTTGAAACGGCTCCTTCAGGTCTTCCCATTTCATACCCAGTAGATAGAGGTTCCGGAAGAACACGGGCAGGTCGTTTTCCATAAATTCCTTTTTCTTGACGGCGAGCGCGCTTTGCAGACCGCCGGGGGCTATGAAAAAACCGATCCCGCGCTGGTTGTAAATGATCCCCGATTGCTGGAGCCAGTCATAGGTCCGCATCACCGTATTGGGGTTGACTTCCAATTGGACAGCCAGCTCCCGGACGGACGGCACCTTGTCCTCCGCCTTCCATTCTTTCAACAGGATCCGCTCGCACACGAAGTCCGCGATCTGTAGGTATATCGATTGTGACGAATTGAATTGCATAACTTAATCTTTAGATTTCCTTCTCCTTCAACCTGAAATATGCCGCGACCCAAAACACCGGAGCCCATATATAACGCCCCACGAACAGAAGCACCTTGGACAACCACAGGGGAAACGTAAACAGCATCTCCCCATACCCATTGTTCATACGCACCACCCCCAGGTCGGCAAAACTCACGTTTTCGCCTTTGGTTATGGGCAAGACCACATAGCCCATGAACAGGACAAAAGCGACGATGGTAACGGCCCCTGTCACGGTAGTCTTTACAAAGGCAAAGCGTTCGAAATAGACCGATCCCAGGAGATAAAGTGTTTGTACCGCTACATAGAGGAGAGAGAGATACCACCGGAAAAGAGGAATTCCAATTCCGACAAAATTCGGCAGGTGTGCCAGGTGAAGGCGGGGATTCGTGGCCACCAGGCCAAAAGCCGCGGCGCGGATCAGAAAGAAGATCAGTATGTAGGCTGCGTTAAAGAAAACCTGGGAGAACAGGATGCCGCAGACCAGCTTCTCCCCATGGGTGGCGGGAACACCCAGATAGTAGATCCCCGTGGTGCGCCCGGAAAGCTCGGAAAAGGACATGCCCGCCATAATACACCCCCCCAGAAAAAGACCGACAAAGAAAAATATGAACAGGGGTTCGACATACAGCGTCTGATCGCTGGCGCACCACCAAAGGATAAACGCGATGATCAGCAGCCCGGTGACGGCCGCCATCATAAGACTATACAGACGCGCACGCTCTGCCCATTGTTTACGGATCAGCAGCCCGAGGCGTTGAAAACTAAATGTTGCTTGCATATTGATTTTTTGTGTCAGGCCTGGAATGCGTGCAGCACGGCCGGGCGGTTCATGATGATGGCTTTATAAAGAAGCTCCAGGTCGACCTTTCCTTCTTCCCCGGTCGTATTGGCTACGACCAGCGCATTCCCTTTCAGCGAACTTTCGCTGTAGAGCGCGCCCCTGGTTTCTTCGCTGTCAAAGGAGATCTTGAACTGTAGGTGGGTTTGAATGTTGTCCAGGGTCTGGTCAAAAAGGATTTTCCCTTCATCGATGATCGTCACCCTGTCGATCAGGTTCTCCAGGTCGCGCACCTGGTGAGTGCTGATCACGATGCACTTTTCCTCGTCCGCCGTCCCCGCCAGGACCTTACGGAACTGGCTTTTGGAAATGATGTCCAACCCGTTGGTCGGTTCGTCCATCAACACCACCTGGGCGCCGGAGGCCAGGGCCAGGCTGATGAGCACCTTCTTTTTCTGCCCATAGCTCATTTGTTGCAATGACCGTTCAAGAGGGATCTCAAACTCCAGCAATAACCGGGTATAGTATTCTTTGTTGAAATGGGGATAAAAAGGAGCCAGTACTTCCATAAACCGGGCCGGACGCACCGGGGGCACATAGAATTCCTCCGGCACCAGGAAAATCCGGTTCAGAAAAGCCGGTTGTCTTTTGGAGGGGTCCAGCCCCAGGACACGGACCGAGCCCTTGTCGGGGAATAACAGCCCGGCAATGTTCCGCAGGAGCGTGGACTTCCCGGTCCCGTTCTTGCCAAGAAGGCCGTAAATGTGCCCCGGTTGCAGTTGCAGGCTCAGTCCGTTAAAGACCTTCCCTTTCTTGTACCCGAAGTGCAGGTTTTGAATATCGATCATGACTATTGTTTTAGTGTACTATCGTACTAGTACACTACAAAGATAATACGCAAATCGACATTTCCAAATTCCAGGCCCTAATTTTGTAATTTGCGCGCATATATGCAGAATAATGAGCTCAGGCGTCAGCAGGCGTTGGAATACCACGCCAAGGGGCGTCCAGGTAAGATAGAGGTGGTGCCGACCAAAGGCACAAAAACCCAGCGGGAGCTCTCCCTGGCCTACTCTCCCGGTGTAGCGGAACCCTGCAAAGACATCCACGACAACGTCGAGAACGTCTATAAATACACCGCCAAAGGGAACCTGGTGGCGGTGATCACCAACGGGACCGCGGTCCTGGGTCTGGGGAATATCGGTCCCGAAGCGTCAAAACCCGTCATGGAAGGCAAGGGCGTTCTCTTCAAGATCTTCGCGGACATAGACGTCTTCGACATCGAGATCAACGAACACGATCCCGAGAAATTCATACAGATCGTCAAGGCGCTGGAGCCGACCTTCGGAGGGATCAACCTGGAGGACATCAAAGCCCCGGAATGTTTTGTCATCGAACGCCGGCTCCGGGAGGAGCTCCGCATCCCGGTCATGCACGACGACCAGCACGGGACGGCCATCATCAGCGGGGCCGCCCTGCTCAACGCCCTGGAGGTCCAGAAAAAGAAGATTGAAAGGGTTCGTTTCGTGGTCAACGGGGCCGGGGCCGCCGCCATGGCGTGCGTACAGCTCTATGTCTCGCTGGGGGCGAAATATGAAAACTTCATCCTGTTCGACAAGGACGGCCCCCTGCACGATGGGCGTACGGACCTGGATGACGTCCGGCGGAAATTCTCCATCAAAGGCGAGGGCGCGTCTTCCAAAACCCTCGCGGACGCCATGAAGGAGGCCGACGTCTTTATCGGGCTCAGCGTAGGCGGGGTCGTTTCCCAGGACATGGTCCGGAGCATGGCTAAAAACCCCATCGTCTTCGCCATGGCCAACCCGGACCCGGAAATTCCGTATGACCTGGCGGTCGAGGCCCGCAAGGACCTCATCATGGCCACAGGCCGCAGTGACTATCCCAACCAGGTCAACAACGTCCTAGGGTTCCCTTATATCTTCCGCGGCGCCCTCGACGTCCGCGCCACGGCCATCAACGAAGCCATGAAACTGGCGGCCGTCCATGCCCTCGCCGAGCTGGCCAAAAGCCCCGTGCCCGACATCGTCAACCTGGCCTATAACGAGCGCAACATGCTCTTCGGCCCCACCTATATCATCCCCAAGCCCCTCGATCCCCGGCTCCTGTCGACCGTGGCCCCCGCGGTGGCAAAAGCGGCCATGGACAGCGGTGTCGCCCAGTCCCCCATCACGAATTGGGACGCCTACCGCCTGTCCCTCAACAAACGGCTGGGCCTAGACAACCACCTGCTTCGTATCCTGGGCAACAAGGCGCGCAAGGACCCCAAACGCGTGGTCTTTGCCGAAGCCGACAATATCCGCATCCTCAAGGCCGCCCAGCAGGTCATGGACGAGGGCATCGCCTATCCCATCCTTTTGGGGGAGGAAAAGAAAATCCGCAAAATCGCGGATGCGGCGGGGATCGACATCGACAACATGCCCATCATCGACCCCCGGCACGAGGACCTCGCGGAAAAACGGAAAGAATACGGGGAACTGTTTTTCGCCAAGCGGCAACGCAAGGGGCTCAACCGGTACGAGGCCTTTAAAAGCATGAAGGACCGTATTCACTTCGGTTGCATGATGCTGGACACTGGGGAGGCCGATGCCGTCATCAGCGGTCTGACCAAAAACTACCCCGAGACCATACGGCCCGCACTCCAGACCATAGGCACCGAAGCCGGCGTGAAAAAGATCGCCGGGATGTACATCCTGCTCACCAAAAAAGGACCGCTTTTCCTTGCCGATGCCACGGTGAACTTCAACCCCACCGCGGAAGAGCTGGCGGACATCACCCTCATGGTGGCCAAGGAAGTCCGGACCTTCAACATGCGGCCCCGGATCGCCATGTTGTCCTATTCCAACTTCGGTTCCAGCAATTCCCCCGAGGCCAACCTCGTCCGGGAAGCGAGGGCGATCGTCAAAAAGCGGGACCCCAACCTCATCTGCGACGGGGAAATGCAGGGGATCCTGGCTTTTAACAAGGAGATCCTCAAGGACAATTACCCGTTTTGCGAGCTGATAGACGTCGGGGAAGTAAACACCCTTATTTTCCCCAATCTTTCCAGCGGCAATATTGCTTATAACCTGCTTCAGGAGATCGGCGGTGCAGAATCCATCGGCCCGATTCTCCTGGGTATGAATAAACCCGTCCACGTCCTCCAGTTGGGCAGCTCCGTGCAGTCCATCGTCAACATGGTGATCATTTCGGTGGTGGACGCCCAGCTCAAATGCAAGGATTGCAATGTTCAGGAAGAAGTGAGCCGGTCGAAGTGGTGGAAGAAGTTTCAAAAAGTAGCACACGACGTATAATCACCCGCGGCGCGCCCTCCCGGGCGCGCCGCACAGTATAAATAACACCAGATGGGATTTTTCGCACATTTCGGCCGTTACCTGTTGATGCTTAAAAGCATGTTCTCCAAACCGGAGAACGCAAAGATGTACTGGAAGGAGTTCATGCGTCAGTGCAACGACATAGGGATCGGGTCCCTGGGCATCGTGGCCATTATTTCGATCTTTATGGGCGCGGTATCTACCGTCCAGACGGCCTACCAGTTGGTAAGCCCCATCATCCCGCAGGCCACCATCGCCCAGATCGTGCGCGACACGGTGATCCTGGAATTCGCACCCACCCTGATTTGTATCGTACTGGCCGGGGTCGTGGGCTCCAAGATCGCCAGCGAACTGGGGAACATGCGGGTCTCCGAACAGATCGACGCCCTGGAGATCATGGGCATCAATACCCGTTCTTACCTGATTTTCCCAAAAATCGCCGCCTCCATGGTGACGATCCCCATGCTGGTCATTGTCGCCGCCGTCCTGGGCATCCTCGGCGGCCGGCTCGCGGGGTCTGCGGCAGGCATCATCTCCCCCACCGTATATGACAAGGGACTGCTCCAGATGTTCAAGCCGTATAACGTATTCGTGGCCGTAATGAAAGCCTATGCTTTCGCCTTTGTCATTTCCACCATTCCGTCGTACTTCGGCTATTTCGTCGAGGGCGGCGCCCTGGAAATCGGCAAGGCCAGTACCAGGGCCGTCGTCGTCAGCTGTGTCGCGCTGTTGGGAATGGACTACCTTGTGTCGTCGCTTTTGCTACAATAAGGCGCCGCCGCAACTCAATCATCATCTATGATCGAAACCATTGATTTAAAGAAAGGATTTGGAGACAAGACGGTCATCAACGGCGTGAGCGCCACCTTTAAAAGCGGGCAGTGCAACCTCATCATCGGCACCAGCGGGAGCGGGAAAACCGTCCTGATGAAGTGCCTGGTGGGTCTGTTCGAACCCGACTCCGGCAGCATCATCTACGACAAGCGGAATTTTACGGAGATGGACGAGCACGAGCGCAAACAACTCCGCCAGCAGATCGGCATGCTCTTCCAGGGGTCCGCGCTTTTTGACAGCCAGACCGTCCAGCAAAATGTGATGTTCCCCCTGGACATGTTCACCAACCTGACCTATAAACAAAAGTGCAAAAAGGTCAACGAAACCCTTGACCGCGTAAACCTCAAGGACGCCAACCGGAAATTCCCCGCGGAGATCAGCGGGGGTATGAAAAAAAGGGTGGGCATCGCCCGGGCCATCGTCCTGCAACCGAAGTTTCTCTTTTGCGACGAACCCAATTCCGGTCTGGACCCCCAAACCAGCCTCCTGATCGACAAGCTCATCCACGAGATCACCGTGGAGTTTAAGATCACCACGGTCATCAATACCCACGATATGAATTCCGTTATGGAGATCGGGGATCATATCCTGTATATGTACCAGGGACAGAAGGAATGGGAGGGAAATAACAAAGAGATCATCTACAACAAGAACCAAAAGCTCAATGACTTCATATTTGCATCGGAATTCCTTAAGGACGCCAAGGCGATGCGCATGATCGAGATAGAAAGAGGCGAGAAATGAAATTTCCCCTATTTTTGCGGGGCTTTATCCACTCAATTTCCTCCACATGAGCGTCTTGGTCAATAAGAACAGCAAGATTATCGTACAAGGATTCACCGGTACGGAAGGCACGTTTCACGCCACCCAAATGATCGAATACGGCACGCAGGTCGTCGGCGGGGTTACCCCCTCCAAGGGCGGCACGCGTCACCTGGACCGTCCCGTTTTCAATACGGTGGCGGATGCCGTCAAGGAAACAGGCGCAGACGTGAGCATTATCTTCGTACCCCCTGCCTTTGCCGCCGACGCCATCATGGAAGCCGCGGAAGCAGGCATCGGCCTGGTGATATGCATCACCGAAGGCATTCCCGTACAGGACATGGTGAAAGCCCGCCACTACCTCGAAGGCAAGCCGGTTCGCCTGATCGGGCCCAACTGCCCTGGTGTCATCACCGCCGGGGAATGTAAAGTGGGGATCATGCCCGGCTTTATCTTCAAAAAAGGCACCATCGGTATCGTCTCCAAATCGGGGACCCTTACCTACGAAGCCGCCGACCAGCTCGTCAAGGCCGGTCTGGGTCATACCACGGCCATCGGCATCGGGGGCGACCCCATCATCGGTACCACGACCAAAGAGGCGGTGGAACTGCTGATGAAGGACCCTGAAACCGAAGGCATCGTCATGATCGGCGAGATCGGCGGGGGCATGGAAGCAGAAGCCGCCCGCTGGATCAAAGAGAACGGCACCAAACCCGTCGTCGGCTTCATCGCCGGCCAGACGGCTCCTCCCGGACGCCGCATGGGTCACGCCGGGGCCATCGTCGGCGGTGCCGACGACACCGCGGCCGCCAAAATGAAAATCATGGCCGACTGTGGTATCCACGTGGTCGCCAGCCCCGCGGACATCGGAAAGACCATGGCCGGGGTTTTCAAGAAAAAATAACGCCACCCAACGTTGATACAAACCGCCTCCGGGCGGTTTTTTTGTTTTTATATAACTTAGTTCTATGCTGACCCACCTTCGTTCCGCCCTCTTGCTTGGCTTGCTGCTCGCCGCCACGGCTTCCAGCGCCCAGACTTCCTACGACCAGGCCTGGAAACAGGTTGACCGCCTGGCCGACACCCTCGACAGACCCAAAGACGCCCTGGCGCTCGTCCAGGACCTATACACCAGGGCCAGGAGAGAACACAACCAGCCGCAGGCCATCCGGGCCCTGCTCTATACCGTCAGGATAGACCAACCGCTGACAGAAAATGCAGACAGTTCGGCGATCCATCTCCTGGAAACGTCCATAGATTCTTTTCCGCAGCCCTACCGGGCGATCCTACAAAGTCTTACTGCCCAGGCCTACTGGAATTTTCTACAGACCCATCGCTTCCAGGTCACGGATGTCAGCCAGCGGATCGACAGCCTTTTTTCCGCCTCCCTCCAGGATACGCTCCGTTTGGGGCGAACGCCACTGTCTGAGGTCGGGCCGGTCCTTGACAAAGGAAACGACCGCAAGTTGAGACCCACCCTCCTGGACCTCCTGACCAACAGGGCGATTCGTTTTTACAGTTCCCAGGAGACTCGTTTCAGCCCCGATACTGTTCTTTTTGCGGGAGCGTCCGTGTTTATGACCCATACCTTCCAAACACCGGATAAGGCGCTCCGCCTGTACCAGGCCCTGTTGCGTTTTCATGCGCGGGATGCCCAACCCGATGCCTTTGCTGACGCCGACATCCATCGCCTGGATTTTGCCCGCCAGGCTTCCTCCCTGGATGACGCGGATGATCGCTACGAGGGTGCCCTGAGACACCTGTGCGCGCTTTATCTCCACCGGGAAGCGGGAGCCATGCCACTCTATCTCCTGGCCCAATGGCTCCGGCAACAGGGTTCGGCCTACACCCCAGGTGCTCCCGATACCAGCCGTCGGTGGCAGCTCAACGAAGCCCTCGCCTTATGCGACGCCCTCGTGTCCACCTTCCCCTCCAGCACCGCCGGCCGGGGCGCACGCCTCCTGGCCCGGGAGATCCGCCAGCCCGAACTCGATGTCCTCACCGGGCGCGTCAACCTCCCCAACCATTCCATATTAGCCTCTGTCGGGTTCACAAACTGCCCGTTGCTCCACCTCCGTCTGCTTAGGGTAACCGCCTCCGTTACACAAACCCTGAGGGATGGAAAGCCTCAAGACCTGGACAGCGTCAGGCCCTTCCGAACCTGGACCCAGCGCCTGCCCGACCCGCACGACCACCAGCCCCACCGTACGGAAATCGCCCTTCCGGCGCTACCCACGGGGGATTACGTCCTGCTCACCGCCACGAATGACCGTTTCGGGAAGGACAGCCTGGTCATGCATGCACTTCCTTTTACCGTTTCCGGCATCGCCTGGATAGAAACCGGAACCTATAGCTTCTTTGTGCTCGACAGGGAAAGCGGGGAACCGCTCGCGGGCGCCCGGGTACACCTTTGGAACACCCGTGCGGGGAAGGTGGAAGACTATGTCACCGACAGTGACGGGCACTTCAGATGGGATGGGAAACTGAATACGGGCACGCTGCGCATGCAGATTCGTTATGGGGACGACAGCCTCACCGTCGATAACGGCGACCTTCTGACACCAGTCAGGGTCAGGGATGCCGCCCCCGCTGCGCGGTTTGCATTTTATACCGACCGATCCGTATACCGCCCGGGTCAGACTGTCTTTTTTAAAGCCATCGGCATGATCCGGGATACAGCCGCCCGCAGGGAAGTACCGTACCGGCCTGGTAAAGCCGTGCCGTTTTACCTGGAGTCCCTGGGTCTCAAAATCGATTCGCTTTGGCTGGAGCCGGGAGAATATGGGTCGGTGCACGGTCACTTCGTCCTGCCCTCCGCCGGCCGGACCGGGATCTATACCATCACCGCCGCCCAAAGCCAGACCAACGTGACCGTAGAAGAATACAAACGGCCGAAGTACGAGGTCACCTTTGTCAAACCCATCCGGGAGTACCGTTTGGGCGACACGCTGGATGTAACCGGTTCGGCCATGGCTTATGCCGGTAACCCCGTGTCCGGCGCAAAGGTTTCGTATACAGTCAGCCGTTATGCCTACTACCCCGTTCGCTGGGACCGTCCTTCTTTTGGCCCCATACGACGCCCGTCGGCGACAACCCTGATCCGGGACAGCACCCAGACCGGTCCTGACGGTTCGTTTTTGATACATTTTCCCCTGGAGCCGGGCCCGGGGATCAGGAAAGACCTCGATCCCACGTTCACCTATACCGTCAACGCCGATGTCACGGACATCAACGGGGAGACACACAGCGCTACTTTTACACTCCAGGCAGCCTATCATTCACTCATCCTGTCTTTAAAGCTCCCCAACGCCGTCAACGCGGACAGCCTGGTCAAGATGGATATCCAATGCACCAACTTGTCCGGAACACCCCGCCCCACCCTCGCCCTGGTCACCATTTCCCGCCTGACCCCGCCCGAACGCCTGACCCATGACCGGCTCTGGGCCGCCCCCGACGTCTTTACGCTTCCGGAGGACACCTTCCACCGGCTCTTTCCCCATGATCCCTATGGTCAGGAATCCGACCGGGGCCGGTGGCCCGTCGCGGAAACCGTCCAACGATATAAGTTCAAAACCGGGAAAGGGCCGGTGACGCCCCTCTGGAAGGGGAGCCTTCCTTCCGGTGTGTACAAGGTCGAAGTATCCGCGACCGATCCCGAAGGCCGGACCGTCACCACCGGCAGCTTCCTGGAAGTATACAATCCCCGGGAAGCCCGGGTTCCCTACCCCACTTATGCATGGACCATGTCCGGTAACCTGCAAGGAAAGGACTCGGTGACCTACTTTGCCGGGACAGCCGGCGGCCCCCGCTTTGCGATCCAGCAGGTGTCCGCCGGGGGCCACATCCACATTAAACACATCCGTTTATCCCCGGAAGTCACGACCCTATCTTTCCCGCAGGGCGCCTCTTCCTTTGGTCTGGCTTATGTCGCCGGCAATCGTGTCTATACCACCGTCGTCACCCTTCCCGCCCGGAAAAAAGCGCTTTCCATACACTACGACACCTTCCGCGACAAGCTCGAACCAGGTAGCGCTGAGCACCTCAGTCTTAGTGTCCGGGGTCCGGAGCACGAGGCTGTCGAAGCCGAAGTCCTCGCCTCCATGTACGATGCGTCCCTGGACCAGTTTGCCCCGAATACCTGGTCGCTACCCGTCCTTGCAGAAACCGGACGCGGCCCGGTCTGGAGGGCCTATGGCTTTGAAACCGGCTATGGCGTGCGTTCGCAGAACCGTTTCGGGTATCAGCCCCCGGTCCTTCCGGTGTATGATGATTTCCCCGGCCCCCGGCTCCTTCGAAACGATAAGCTCCTTCAGTGGAATTTGATGAAGGAGAAGTTTGCGCCCTTGCCGGAGAACTACCATTTCTCCCTCCGGGAAGACAGGGTGACCATCGGTTACGGCACGTCCGGGCAGCCCCCGGCCCCCCTTGTCCCGCTCCGCAAGGACTTTAACGAAACCGCCTTTTTCTATCCCGACCTGCATACTGATAGCGCCGGCCGCCTCTCTTTTACATTTACCCTACCCGATGCCCTTACGCGGTGGGCCCTCCAAACGCTGGCTCATACCCGCGACCTCGTCTTCGGCCTCGACCAGCAAACCCAGGTCACCCAGAAAACCCTGATGGTCCAGCCCAACATCCCCCGCTTTCTCCGGGAAGGAGACGACGCCTGGTTGAGCACAAAAGTTGTCAATACGGGTGACCGGCCTCTCGATGGGCGGGCAAGCCTCGTCGTCCTCGACGCCCTGGACATGCAACCCGTACAGGGCCTGGGGGGTGACCAGCCGTTTTCGCTACAGGCGGGCTCCGACACAGCCTTGCGTTTCCACCTGGCTATCCCGGTGAGGTTCACCCATCCCCTGGTCTACCGGCTGACCGCCGCCGCCGGTGACTATAGCGATGGCGAGCAGGGGCCGATCCCCGTCCTCAACCGTCGCATCCTGCTCACCGAAACCTATCCCTTGACGCCGGTTATCCAGGTGACTCCCTTGTTGCAAAATATTTCACCCTACCGGCTTACCCTTGAATACACCGCCAACCCCGTATGGTATGTCCTCCGGGCCCTTCCCTATTTGGAGGGTACCGAAAACGCCTGTCCGCAAACGGTCGCCGAACGCCTGTACACCAATACCCTGGGAGAGGGATTGCTGCAAAGGCTTCCGGACATTCAAAAAAGCCTGCCAGCCATGGCGGCGGACAGCTCGCCTTTATATAAGGATACCGAATTAAAAAATGCCCTCCTGGAAGAAACGCCCTGGGTCCTCGACGCAGGGAAAGAAACCGCGTCCATTCAACGCCTCTCGGCCTTTCTGGACACCGGCCGGCTCTCCCACAACCAGAAGGATGCCCTGCATACCCTGGAGACGCAGCAATTCCCCTCCGGGGCGTTTCCCTGGTTCGAAGGCGGGGCGGAAAGCCGTTACGCCACACAATATATCCTCACCCTTTTTGGCAAATTGTCGTCCATGGGCTTGACCGTCCCCGGTTCAGCGCCCCTCATTCGAAAAGCCCTGAACTACCTGGATGCCCGTCTGCGTGCCGATGGTAAAAAGACCGAAGAAGACCTCCACTATCTGTACGCCCGCGGATTTTTTAAAGACTTCCCCCCTGACAGCGCCACCCGGGCCGCCCTCGACACCTGTCTTCAACAGGCCGCCGCGGGATGGGTCCACGCCAGCCTGTATGATCAGGCCCTGATCGCCCTTGCCAGTGATCGCTGGGGCGACACCGCCACCGCCAATAACATTCTCGTCTCGCTGGAACAACGGTCGATCCTGTCGCCTGACCGGGGCCGTTACTGGAAGGAGAACGACGGCGGATGGTCCTGGACACAGGCGCCCGTCGAAACACAGGCGCTGCTGATCACCGCCTTTTCCACAGCCCATAAAGACCCGGTTTTTATCGACCAGCTTTGTGCCTGGCTCCTTGCCC
This region of Dinghuibacter silviterrae genomic DNA includes:
- a CDS encoding DUF2807 domain-containing protein produces the protein MKKSNIILLALVLVVCGTFVSLAVALRVKFDHKDYKIAQAFDTEFEDVAAGAFSVIEAENLDGIEINQGDRDSIGLPTRPEKRPLYKVVGDTLKLTPGRGPGNDNIRLTVHDLKGLYIHRVNSCHVYNIQGDSLYTLVDGGNDISIEGGVVGSFRLQLSGGGIGVDHITCKTLSLYADSVSRVSLKNCMIECVRGRWDGREQVEMDGGTLSFIQKIERIQ
- the sucD gene encoding succinate--CoA ligase subunit alpha, translated to MSVLVNKNSKIIVQGFTGTEGTFHATQMIEYGTQVVGGVTPSKGGTRHLDRPVFNTVADAVKETGADVSIIFVPPAFAADAIMEAAEAGIGLVICITEGIPVQDMVKARHYLEGKPVRLIGPNCPGVITAGECKVGIMPGFIFKKGTIGIVSKSGTLTYEAADQLVKAGLGHTTAIGIGGDPIIGTTTKEAVELLMKDPETEGIVMIGEIGGGMEAEAARWIKENGTKPVVGFIAGQTAPPGRRMGHAGAIVGGADDTAAAKMKIMADCGIHVVASPADIGKTMAGVFKKK
- a CDS encoding NADP-dependent malic enzyme, whose protein sequence is MQNNELRRQQALEYHAKGRPGKIEVVPTKGTKTQRELSLAYSPGVAEPCKDIHDNVENVYKYTAKGNLVAVITNGTAVLGLGNIGPEASKPVMEGKGVLFKIFADIDVFDIEINEHDPEKFIQIVKALEPTFGGINLEDIKAPECFVIERRLREELRIPVMHDDQHGTAIISGAALLNALEVQKKKIERVRFVVNGAGAAAMACVQLYVSLGAKYENFILFDKDGPLHDGRTDLDDVRRKFSIKGEGASSKTLADAMKEADVFIGLSVGGVVSQDMVRSMAKNPIVFAMANPDPEIPYDLAVEARKDLIMATGRSDYPNQVNNVLGFPYIFRGALDVRATAINEAMKLAAVHALAELAKSPVPDIVNLAYNERNMLFGPTYIIPKPLDPRLLSTVAPAVAKAAMDSGVAQSPITNWDAYRLSLNKRLGLDNHLLRILGNKARKDPKRVVFAEADNIRILKAAQQVMDEGIAYPILLGEEKKIRKIADAAGIDIDNMPIIDPRHEDLAEKRKEYGELFFAKRQRKGLNRYEAFKSMKDRIHFGCMMLDTGEADAVISGLTKNYPETIRPALQTIGTEAGVKKIAGMYILLTKKGPLFLADATVNFNPTAEELADITLMVAKEVRTFNMRPRIAMLSYSNFGSSNSPEANLVREARAIVKKRDPNLICDGEMQGILAFNKEILKDNYPFCELIDVGEVNTLIFPNLSSGNIAYNLLQEIGGAESIGPILLGMNKPVHVLQLGSSVQSIVNMVIISVVDAQLKCKDCNVQEEVSRSKWWKKFQKVAHDV
- a CDS encoding MlaE family ABC transporter permease, which produces MGFFAHFGRYLLMLKSMFSKPENAKMYWKEFMRQCNDIGIGSLGIVAIISIFMGAVSTVQTAYQLVSPIIPQATIAQIVRDTVILEFAPTLICIVLAGVVGSKIASELGNMRVSEQIDALEIMGINTRSYLIFPKIAASMVTIPMLVIVAAVLGILGGRLAGSAAGIISPTVYDKGLLQMFKPYNVFVAVMKAYAFAFVISTIPSYFGYFVEGGALEIGKASTRAVVVSCVALLGMDYLVSSLLLQ
- a CDS encoding ABC transporter ATP-binding protein, giving the protein MIETIDLKKGFGDKTVINGVSATFKSGQCNLIIGTSGSGKTVLMKCLVGLFEPDSGSIIYDKRNFTEMDEHERKQLRQQIGMLFQGSALFDSQTVQQNVMFPLDMFTNLTYKQKCKKVNETLDRVNLKDANRKFPAEISGGMKKRVGIARAIVLQPKFLFCDEPNSGLDPQTSLLIDKLIHEITVEFKITTVINTHDMNSVMEIGDHILYMYQGQKEWEGNNKEIIYNKNQKLNDFIFASEFLKDAKAMRMIEIERGEK
- a CDS encoding GntR family transcriptional regulator; the encoded protein is MQFNSSQSIYLQIADFVCERILLKEWKAEDKVPSVRELAVQLEVNPNTVMRTYDWLQQSGIIYNQRGIGFFIAPGGLQSALAVKKKEFMENDLPVFFRNLYLLGMKWEDLKEPFQQFKQQFSSK
- a CDS encoding ABC transporter ATP-binding protein, which produces MIDIQNLHFGYKKGKVFNGLSLQLQPGHIYGLLGKNGTGKSTLLRNIAGLLFPDKGSVRVLGLDPSKRQPAFLNRIFLVPEEFYVPPVRPARFMEVLAPFYPHFNKEYYTRLLLEFEIPLERSLQQMSYGQKKKVLISLALASGAQVVLMDEPTNGLDIISKSQFRKVLAGTADEEKCIVISTHQVRDLENLIDRVTIIDEGKILFDQTLDNIQTHLQFKISFDSEETRGALYSESSLKGNALVVANTTGEEGKVDLELLYKAIIMNRPAVLHAFQA